From Danaus plexippus chromosome 11, MEX_DaPlex, whole genome shotgun sequence, the proteins below share one genomic window:
- the LOC116765992 gene encoding uncharacterized protein LOC116765992, protein MSEGSVSTTSSRIKQFGLYRTIDARTEEFLRLSRKRQIKQGCACAAVSTAITVTIVVVVLLIYEYMIVVETNLVQIKRRINLNHSNTDHPVADKLDRSNFGFDQDYYEKMPLLVNGLQENSYIEPTVELPVAVLKSDRKAKIIYIRPTAARKVNKFNENKFIRRTSPRPFDFEYRSPYPQPFAKSNGHPKNWVERYRNAERLRNLHDVIKYLEKTLNAKFGDMYLPSKAQVAFSGVFMSPTNSEDGTNAPSGDLKPASSMDVEVRSNHKSDPLYMFRPDNPGDVNLLADGFKFSPTIFSTLNRKNSLNLASKSLSAPPTKCFGIECNKGYRNVYKNVYLENADESKTNTEKSGNEPKSFSVMLNLMPLPTMDSSSTKFNNEKEKIYLTTPKPWFYFKRKTIFPVRRTFLRGERPKYITGKQGNYYEPLSKRNENIPEVNVKFNIFSTTTDKKTRNDQGDVDKAPLSTITSTEPSVTEFKYTNDGEMLNSSHVEDYHVGSSGIIPIELRPTLMTYPINTPMTPLTSSVASTETVFTNSPEIFKFSPEDARIPDHYQNKQNSDVIEYDEPRDVQTESNNVGLTESENKDIVRQTLAIKLRNVVETTTETQTSEDNIYNYNSETTTGNEIETTTGTYVPQINGHYRDMKRKMLATILQENSERYRRKRLENLLTIPKSTYVPMYDLRRIQENSNNE, encoded by the exons ATGTCGGAGGGATCTGTGAGTACGACCAGTTCTCGGATAAAGCAGTTCGGTTTATACAGAACGATTGATGCGAGGACGGAGGAGTTCCTCAGGCTCTCGAGGAAGCGCCAGATCAAACAGGGGTGCGCATGCGCAGCCGTCTCCACGGCTATAACTGTTACCATAGTAGTT gtaGTTCTACTGATCTATGAATATATGATTGTTGTAGAAACCAATTTAGTACAAATTAAGAGACGAATCAATTTAAATCACAGTAATACTGACCATCCCGTAGCAGATAAGCTTGATAGAAGTAATTTTGGCTTCGATCaagattattatgaaaaaatgcCTCTTCTTGTAAATGGTCTTCAAGAAAATAGCTATATCGAACCAACGGTAGAACTGCCCGTTGCTGTTTTAAAAAGTGATAGAAAagcgaaaattatttacataagacCCACTGCAGCgagaaaagtaaataaatttaatgaaaataaatttataagaagaaCAAGTCCAAGACCATTTGACTTTGAATATAGGAGTCCCTATCCGCAGCCATTCGCTAAATCTAATGGACATCCTAAGAATTGGGTAGAAAGATATCGCAATGCGGAAAGACTAAGGAACCTCCATGATGTGATTAAATATCTTGAGAAAACCTTAAATGCTAAGTTCGGAGATATGTACTTACCAAGCAAAGCACAAGTTGCGTTTTCAGGAGTTTTTATGTCACCAACGAACAGTGAAGACGGGACAAATGCGCCAAGTGGCGATCTAAAACCTGCGAGCTCGATGGATGTTGAAGTGAGATCCAATCATAAATCGGACCCTCTTTATATGTTTAGACCAGATAATCCAGGAGATGTAAACTTACTTGCAGACGGCTTCAAATTTTCACcaacaatattttcaacactaaatagaaaaaatagtttaaatttagcaTCTAAGTCTTTGTCAGCCCCACCCACGAAGTGTTTTGGCATTGAATGTAATAAAGGTTATAGAAACGtatataaaaacgtatatTTGGAAAATGCTGATGAATCCAAAACTAATACTGAAAAATCTGGTAACGAGCCCAAATCATTTAGTGTAATGCTAAATTTAATGCCCCTTCCTACAATGGACTCTTCgtctacaaaatttaataatgaaaaagagAAAATCTATTTGACGACCCCCAAAccttggttttattttaaaaggaaaactATATTCCCTGTAAGAAGAACTTTCTTGAGAGGTGAACGACCTAAATACATTACAGGAAAACAGGGAAACTATTATGAACCTCTTTcgaaaagaaatgaaaatattcccGAAGTAAACGTtaagttcaatatattttcaacgaCTACTGATAAAAAGACACGTAATGATCAAGGTGATGTAGATAAAGCTCCTCTAAGCACGATTACCTCAACGGAACCTTCAGTtactgaatttaaatacacTAATGATGGCGAAATGTTAAACTCTTCACACGTCGAGGATTACCATGTTGGTAGTTCTGGTATTATCCCTATAGAATTAAGACCAACGCTGATGACTTATCCAATCAACACGCCTATGACGCCCCTGACGTCATCCGTAGCTTCTACTGAAACAGTGTTTACTAATTCGCCCGAAATATTCAAGTTTAGTCCAGAGGACGCGCGAATACCCGATCACTATCAGAATAAACAGAACTCTGATGTGATTGAGTACGATGAACCAAGAGATGTACAGACGGAATCCAACAACGTAGGATTAACTGAAAGCGAAAACAAGGATATTGTTAGGCAAACACTCGCTATAAAGTTGAGGAATGTTGTTGAAACTACAACTGAAACACAAACGTCAGAggataacatttataattataattcagaAACTACAACTGGAAACGAAATAGAGACAACCACAGGTACCTACGTTCCCCAGATAAATGGTCATTACAGGGACATGAAACGTAAGATGTTGGCGACAATTTTGCAAGAAAATTCAGAGCGATACCGAAGGAAAAGACTCGAAAATCTACTTACAATACCCAAATCGACGTACGTACCGATGTACGATTTACGACGAATACAAGAAAATTCGAACAATGAATGA
- the LOC116765993 gene encoding uncharacterized protein LOC116765993, with product MRLSLHIAVVLLSVYQTCKAAIPNPSQSYAVFGSPINADLNEDGYFYPKPKIPFPPPPPPPPVTRPPPPPVTRPPPPPVTRPPPPPVTRPPPPPVTRPPPPPVTRPPPPPVTRPPPPPVTRPPPPPVTRPPPPPVTSDDGYFYDRPKIPFPPPPPPTPKRPPPPPRTPPPPPSTLPPPPRTPSPPPRTPPPRTPPPRTNPPPTLSTGYYYSTPRIPFPPPTRPTRPPPTRIPTTSPPPSTYLPPSTTRRPPPSRPSTYLPPSTRPQPSTRLPPPPSPTTRRPPPPPPPASTTRRPPPPPPPPPTTRRPPPQPTTRQPTYSTISDITRTTGYDYPKPNVTFTFPTRSPTTYLPPTTRPIVTYLPPSTTRRPRPPTSSSPPPTRPTFSTYLPPSSTQKPSPPPTRPTFPTYLPPSTTLRPSPPPTTRPTLPPTTRPTLPPTTRPSPPPTPRPTRPPTTRPSPPPSYSTLLPEFKTTGYDYPKPSVTFTIPTSARPTLPPRPSTYLPPRPTQPPTTRRPTRPPFVPDQGYFYDKPLVPFVF from the exons ATG aGGCTGTCACTGCACATTGCGGTGGTGCTATTGTCGGTTTACCAGACATGTAAGGCAGCAATTCCGAATCCTAGCCAGAGTTATGCGGTTTTTGGATCACCTATTAATGCTGACCTAAATGAAGATGGTTATTTCTACCCGAAACCAAAAATACCTTTTCCGCCACCACCTCCGCCACCGCCAGTAACTCGACCACCGCCACCGCCGGTAACTCGGCCTCCGCCACCGCCGGTAACTCGGCCTCCGCCACCGCCGGTAACTCGGCCACCGCCACCGCCGGTAACTCGGCCACCGCCACCGCCGGTAACTCGGCCTCCGCCACCGCCGGTAACACGGCCACCGCCACCGCCGGTAACTCGGCCACCGCCACCGCCAGTAACTCGGCCACCGCCACCTCCAGTAACTTCGGATGATGGTTATTTCTATGACAGACCTAAAATTCCATTCCCACCACCCCCACCCCCAACTCCTAAAAGGCCTCCTCCTCCTCCACGAACTCCACCACCACCTCCATCAACACTTCCACCACCTCCGAGAACACCGTCACCTCCCCCAAGGACACCACCACCAAGGACTCCACCACCAAGGACTAATCCTCCTCCAACGCTTAGTACAGGATATTACTATAGTACTCCTCGGATACCGTTTCCTCCACCAACACGACCTACCAGACCCCCGCCAACAAGGATTCCAACGACATCACCCCCACCTTCTACTTATTTACCTCCTTCAACCACAAGAAGACCGCCACCAAGCAGGCCCTCTACGTACTTACCTCCATCAACGAGGCCACAACCCTCAACAAGGCTTCCACCTCCTCCTTCTCCGACAACCAGGAGACCACcgccaccaccaccaccagcATCAACAACCAGAAGACCGCccccaccaccaccaccaccaccaacAACAAGGAGGCCTCCTCCACAACCAACGACCAGACAACCTACTTACTCTACGATATCAGATATTACTAGAACTACAGGCTATGATTATCCGAAACCAAATGTGACTTTCACATTCCCTACAAGATCACCAACGACATATTTGCCTCCAACCACAAGGCCTATAGTTACATATCTTCCTCCTTCAACAACGAGGAGACCGAGACCACCTACCAGTTCCTCACCGCCACCTACCAGACCTACTTTCTCAACATACCTACCACCTTCATCCACACAGAAACCATCCCCCCCACCCACTAGACCCACTTTCCCAACCTACTTACCACCTTCTACAACTCTAAGACCCTCACCACCACCAACAACAAGACCAACGCTGCCACCAACAACACGACCGACGCTGCCACCTACAACGAGGCCAAGTCCACCACCAACTCCAAGACCAACTCGACCACCAACCACAAGGCCAAGTCCACCACCGAGTTACTCAACATTGTTGCCGGAATTTAAAACCACGGGATATGATTACCCAAAACCAAGTGTAACGTTTACGATACCAACCTCAGCCAGGCCTACTCTTCCTCCACGACCATCAACTTATCTTCCACCAAGGCCAACACAGCCACCGACGACCCGGAGACCTACACGACCACCATTTGTACCTGACCAAGGATACTTCTACGATAAACCTTTAGTACCTTTTGTGTTCTAa